From a region of the Fibrobacter sp. genome:
- the hisC gene encoding histidinol-phosphate transaminase → MDINELAQKHILNQPLYVTGKPIAYTAREFGLDPKDIDKLASNENPFGPSPKGMEEARKALEEVNLYPDGGSYDLIGKIAEFRGVKREQIAVGNGSNELLDMIAQVFLGPGTEAVMGKHSFAVYKLATMAMNAKIIEVDMPAPAYNYDLKAMRTAVNEKTRIVFLANPNNPTGSDLTAKEIIDFADSLPDTCVLVMDEAYTEFIEDTPELVPDFNSRIAAGKNIICCRTFSKIYGLAGLRVGYCITRPEIVDLINRVREPFNVNSIAQAAAIGAIDDQEYVNKVRELNKKGLEQLKAGFKELGLAYVDSHSNFIAVSGFSNPMDAFKFLQAKGTIIRPQPAMGDVLRITVGTEAQNKKCLENIKAYLGK, encoded by the coding sequence CCGGCAAGCCTATCGCCTACACCGCCCGCGAATTCGGCCTCGACCCGAAAGACATCGACAAGCTCGCAAGCAACGAGAACCCGTTCGGCCCGAGCCCGAAGGGCATGGAAGAAGCTCGCAAGGCCCTCGAAGAAGTGAACCTCTACCCGGATGGCGGCAGCTATGACCTCATCGGAAAGATTGCTGAGTTCCGCGGCGTGAAGCGCGAACAGATTGCCGTCGGTAACGGCAGCAACGAGCTCCTGGACATGATCGCCCAGGTGTTCCTCGGCCCCGGCACCGAAGCCGTGATGGGCAAGCACAGCTTCGCCGTCTACAAGCTCGCCACCATGGCGATGAACGCCAAGATTATCGAAGTCGACATGCCGGCCCCGGCCTACAACTACGACCTCAAGGCCATGCGCACCGCCGTGAACGAGAAGACCCGCATCGTGTTCCTCGCTAACCCGAACAACCCGACCGGTTCCGACCTCACCGCCAAGGAAATCATTGACTTCGCCGATAGCCTCCCGGACACCTGCGTGCTCGTGATGGACGAAGCCTACACCGAATTTATCGAAGACACGCCGGAACTCGTTCCGGATTTCAACAGCCGCATCGCCGCGGGCAAGAACATCATCTGCTGCCGCACGTTCAGCAAGATCTACGGTCTCGCCGGCCTCCGCGTGGGCTACTGCATCACGCGCCCCGAAATCGTCGACCTCATCAACCGCGTGCGTGAACCGTTCAACGTGAACAGCATCGCCCAGGCCGCCGCCATCGGCGCCATCGACGATCAGGAATACGTGAACAAGGTCCGCGAGCTCAACAAGAAGGGCCTCGAACAGCTCAAGGCCGGCTTCAAGGAACTCGGCCTCGCTTATGTGGACAGCCACTCGAACTTCATCGCCGTGAGCGGTTTCAGCAACCCGATGGACGCGTTCAAGTTCCTGCAGGCGAAGGGCACCATCATCCGTCCGCAGCCCGCGATGGGTGACGTGCTCCGCATTACCGTGGGCACTGAAGCGCAGAACAAGAAATGCCTCGAAAACATCAAGGCATATCTCGGCAAGTAA